A DNA window from Arachis hypogaea cultivar Tifrunner chromosome 18, arahy.Tifrunner.gnm2.J5K5, whole genome shotgun sequence contains the following coding sequences:
- the LOC112771731 gene encoding uroporphyrinogen decarboxylase 1, chloroplastic isoform X1: MASTSINTFTGFVGWKSSSLFPHSNALNATLSLPFNPKRHFSVTCSASSSDPLLVKAARGEPVSRPPAWMMRQAGRYMAVYRKLAEKYPSFRERSETTDLIVEISLQPWNAFRPDGVIIFSDILTPLPAFGVEFDIEDVRGPVIQSPIRSEEGLKALHPIDLEKLSFVGDSLKILRREVGGDAAVLGFVGAPWTIATYIVEGGTTRTYTTIKSMCHTAPHLLRTLLSHLAQAIADYVVFQVESGAHCIQIFDSWGGQLPPDMWERWSKPYIKEIVDLVKKRCPETPIVLYINGNGGLLERMKDTGVDVIGLDWTVDMADGRRRLGSGIGVQGNVDPAYLFSPLPALAEEIQRVVRCAGPRRHILNLGHGVLVGTPEEAVAHFFEVARSLKFDTLFQNKSAEDPRLVA, encoded by the exons ATGGCTTCTACTTCCATTAACACTTTCACTGGTTTTGTTGGATGGaaatcttcttctttgtttccacATTCTAATGCCTTAAACGCTACACTCTCACTCCCTTTCAACCCAAAACGGCACTTCTCCGTTACTTGCTCCGCCTCTTCTTCCG ATCCTCTGCTGGTGAAGGCTGCCAGAGGAGAACCTGTTAGTCGGCCACCAGCATGGATGATGCGCCAGGCGGGAAGGTACATGGCTGTTTacagaaagcttgctgagaaatATCCATCCTTTCGAGAGAGGTCGGAGACAACTGATCTCATTGTGGAAATTTCTTTGCAGCCTTGGAATGCCTTTAGGCCTGATGGAGTGATCATTTTCTCTGACATCCTTACGCCTCTTCCTGCATTTGGGGTCGAATTCGACATTGAAGATGTAAGGGGTCCTGTTATTCAGTCCCCAATACGCTCCGAGGAGGGATTAAAGGCTCTGCATCCAATTGACCTGGAAAAGCTCAGTTTTGTTGGAGATTCACTCAAGATACTGCGCAGGGAG GTTGGTGGTGATGCTGCCGTTTTAGGTTTCGTGGGAGCACCTTGGACAATAGCAACATATATAGTGGAAGGGGGTACGACACGCACCTATACAACCATTAAGAGTATGTGCCATACAGCGCCACATTTATTGCGGACTCTACTCTCTCATTTGGCGCAAGCAATAGCAGATTATGTTGTTTTCCAAGTGGAGTCTGGGGCTCACTGCATACAAATATTTGATTCATGGGGTGGACAACTACCACCTGATATGTGGGAACGCTGGTCAAAGCCTTATATCAAAGAG ATTGTAGATTTGGTCAAGAAAAGATGCCCCGAGACACCGATTGTTCTTTATATAAATGGAAATGGTGGCCTCCTTGAGCGTATGAAAGATACTGGAGTTGATGTTATTGGCCTGGACTGGACTGTGGATATGGCAgatggaagaagaagattgggTAGTGGAATAGGTGTGCAGGGAAATGTGGACCCTGCCTACTTATTCTCCCCACTTCCTGCCCTCGCTGAAGAAATTCAGAG GGTTGTGAGGTGTGCCGGGCCTAGACGGCACATCCTTAATCTCGGGCATGGTGTTCTTGTTGGCACACCTGAAGAAGCTGTTGCACATTTCTTTGAAGTTGCTAGGAGCTTGAAGTTTGATacactttttcaaaacaaatctgcAGAAGATCCTAGATTGGTAGCTTAA
- the LOC112772034 gene encoding GEM-like protein 2 isoform X2, with product MNNHTEIPITTNSNNINNPNNPYVHISPAPPSSASNNNNRPNQTLDSICDGFNRCSRTVEKAARHAENMVDNFWNHIRISSSPADAAMARIVQGTRALTNGGSDKLFQQTFGFVPGERLLKPFACYISTTSGPVIGTLYVSNKRVAFCSDYPICHHPMSFQHHRSSCIYYKVVLELPQVSTVSPSTNRFNPSEKYIQIVSVDGYEFYFMGFISYDMALKTLNEALHQFHNYSGGNGRLQLQ from the exons ATGAATAATCACACAGAGATTCCGATCACAACTAACAGCAACAACATCAACAACCCCAACAACCCTTATGTTCATATCTCCCCTGCTCCTCCTTCCTCTGCATCAAACAACAACAACC GTCCTAATCAAACATTGGATTCAATATGTGATGGATTTAACCGCTGCAGCAGGACGGTTGAAAAAGCTGCTAGACATGCAGAAAACATGGTTGATAATTTCTGGAACCATA TAAGAATAAGTTCAAGTCCAGCAGATGCAGCAATGGCAAGAATTGTTCAAGGAACAAGGGCACTCACAAATGGAGGATCTGACAAACTGTTTCAACAAACATTTGGGTTTGTACCAGGAGAGAGGCTATTGAAGCCATTTGCATGCTACATATCAACAACATCTGGACCTGTGATTGGAACACTTTATGTGTCCAATAAAAGAGTTGCATTTTGCAGTGACTATCCAATTTGTCACCATCCCATGTCCTTTCAGCACCATAGATCCTCCTGTATTTACTATAAG GTTGTATTGGAGCTGCCTCAGGTAAGCACAGTGAGCCCTTCCACAAACAGATTCAACCCTTCAGAAAAATACATCCAAATTGTGTCAGTTGATGGTTATGAGTTCTACTTCATGGGGTTTATATCATATGACATGGCTCTCAAGACTCTCAATGAGGCACTGCATCAATTTCACAACTATTCCGGTGGAAATGGAAGGCTTCAGCTACAGTGA
- the LOC112772034 gene encoding GEM-like protein 2 isoform X3: MNNHTEIPITTNSNNINNPNNPYVHISPAPPSSASNNNNRPNQTLDSICDGFNRCSRTVEKAARHAENMVDNFWNHIRISSSPADAAMARIVQGTRALTNGGSDKLFQQTFGFVPGERLLKPFACYISTTSGPVIGTLYVSNKRVAFCSDYPICHHPMSFQHHRSSCIYYKVTGSRRESATDVIIRLGCLDYTLWVRPFPRHSMTQICILQIDIQHRLYWSCLR, from the exons ATGAATAATCACACAGAGATTCCGATCACAACTAACAGCAACAACATCAACAACCCCAACAACCCTTATGTTCATATCTCCCCTGCTCCTCCTTCCTCTGCATCAAACAACAACAACC GTCCTAATCAAACATTGGATTCAATATGTGATGGATTTAACCGCTGCAGCAGGACGGTTGAAAAAGCTGCTAGACATGCAGAAAACATGGTTGATAATTTCTGGAACCATA TAAGAATAAGTTCAAGTCCAGCAGATGCAGCAATGGCAAGAATTGTTCAAGGAACAAGGGCACTCACAAATGGAGGATCTGACAAACTGTTTCAACAAACATTTGGGTTTGTACCAGGAGAGAGGCTATTGAAGCCATTTGCATGCTACATATCAACAACATCTGGACCTGTGATTGGAACACTTTATGTGTCCAATAAAAGAGTTGCATTTTGCAGTGACTATCCAATTTGTCACCATCCCATGTCCTTTCAGCACCATAGATCCTCCTGTATTTACTATAAG GTCACGGGATCAAGACGTGAATCAGccactgatgtaattatcaggtTAGGATGTCTAGATTACACTCTATGGGTGCGGCCTTTTCCCAGACACTCTATGACACAGATATGTATCCTACAAATAGACATACAACACAG GTTGTATTGGAGCTGCCTCAGGTAA
- the LOC112772034 gene encoding GEM-like protein 2 isoform X1 yields the protein MNNHTEIPITTNSNNINNPNNPYVHISPAPPSSASNNNNRPNQTLDSICDGFNRCSRTVEKAARHAENMVDNFWNHIRISSSPADAAMARIVQGTRALTNGGSDKLFQQTFGFVPGERLLKPFACYISTTSGPVIGTLYVSNKRVAFCSDYPICHHPMSFQHHRSSCIYYKVRMSRLHSMGAAFSQTLYDTDMYPTNRHTTQVVLELPQVSTVSPSTNRFNPSEKYIQIVSVDGYEFYFMGFISYDMALKTLNEALHQFHNYSGGNGRLQLQ from the exons ATGAATAATCACACAGAGATTCCGATCACAACTAACAGCAACAACATCAACAACCCCAACAACCCTTATGTTCATATCTCCCCTGCTCCTCCTTCCTCTGCATCAAACAACAACAACC GTCCTAATCAAACATTGGATTCAATATGTGATGGATTTAACCGCTGCAGCAGGACGGTTGAAAAAGCTGCTAGACATGCAGAAAACATGGTTGATAATTTCTGGAACCATA TAAGAATAAGTTCAAGTCCAGCAGATGCAGCAATGGCAAGAATTGTTCAAGGAACAAGGGCACTCACAAATGGAGGATCTGACAAACTGTTTCAACAAACATTTGGGTTTGTACCAGGAGAGAGGCTATTGAAGCCATTTGCATGCTACATATCAACAACATCTGGACCTGTGATTGGAACACTTTATGTGTCCAATAAAAGAGTTGCATTTTGCAGTGACTATCCAATTTGTCACCATCCCATGTCCTTTCAGCACCATAGATCCTCCTGTATTTACTATAAG gtTAGGATGTCTAGATTACACTCTATGGGTGCGGCCTTTTCCCAGACACTCTATGACACAGATATGTATCCTACAAATAGACATACAACACAG GTTGTATTGGAGCTGCCTCAGGTAAGCACAGTGAGCCCTTCCACAAACAGATTCAACCCTTCAGAAAAATACATCCAAATTGTGTCAGTTGATGGTTATGAGTTCTACTTCATGGGGTTTATATCATATGACATGGCTCTCAAGACTCTCAATGAGGCACTGCATCAATTTCACAACTATTCCGGTGGAAATGGAAGGCTTCAGCTACAGTGA
- the LOC112771731 gene encoding uroporphyrinogen decarboxylase 1, chloroplastic isoform X2, producing the protein MDDAPGGKPWNAFRPDGVIIFSDILTPLPAFGVEFDIEDVRGPVIQSPIRSEEGLKALHPIDLEKLSFVGDSLKILRREVGGDAAVLGFVGAPWTIATYIVEGGTTRTYTTIKSMCHTAPHLLRTLLSHLAQAIADYVVFQVESGAHCIQIFDSWGGQLPPDMWERWSKPYIKEIVDLVKKRCPETPIVLYINGNGGLLERMKDTGVDVIGLDWTVDMADGRRRLGSGIGVQGNVDPAYLFSPLPALAEEIQRVVRCAGPRRHILNLGHGVLVGTPEEAVAHFFEVARSLKFDTLFQNKSAEDPRLVA; encoded by the exons ATGGATGATGCGCCAGGCGGGAAG CCTTGGAATGCCTTTAGGCCTGATGGAGTGATCATTTTCTCTGACATCCTTACGCCTCTTCCTGCATTTGGGGTCGAATTCGACATTGAAGATGTAAGGGGTCCTGTTATTCAGTCCCCAATACGCTCCGAGGAGGGATTAAAGGCTCTGCATCCAATTGACCTGGAAAAGCTCAGTTTTGTTGGAGATTCACTCAAGATACTGCGCAGGGAG GTTGGTGGTGATGCTGCCGTTTTAGGTTTCGTGGGAGCACCTTGGACAATAGCAACATATATAGTGGAAGGGGGTACGACACGCACCTATACAACCATTAAGAGTATGTGCCATACAGCGCCACATTTATTGCGGACTCTACTCTCTCATTTGGCGCAAGCAATAGCAGATTATGTTGTTTTCCAAGTGGAGTCTGGGGCTCACTGCATACAAATATTTGATTCATGGGGTGGACAACTACCACCTGATATGTGGGAACGCTGGTCAAAGCCTTATATCAAAGAG ATTGTAGATTTGGTCAAGAAAAGATGCCCCGAGACACCGATTGTTCTTTATATAAATGGAAATGGTGGCCTCCTTGAGCGTATGAAAGATACTGGAGTTGATGTTATTGGCCTGGACTGGACTGTGGATATGGCAgatggaagaagaagattgggTAGTGGAATAGGTGTGCAGGGAAATGTGGACCCTGCCTACTTATTCTCCCCACTTCCTGCCCTCGCTGAAGAAATTCAGAG GGTTGTGAGGTGTGCCGGGCCTAGACGGCACATCCTTAATCTCGGGCATGGTGTTCTTGTTGGCACACCTGAAGAAGCTGTTGCACATTTCTTTGAAGTTGCTAGGAGCTTGAAGTTTGATacactttttcaaaacaaatctgcAGAAGATCCTAGATTGGTAGCTTAA